TGAAGAAGGCCATATAAAAGAACCCTCTGGAAAATGCTGAGTGAATTTCAAAAGTATGATACGGCCTTTTTAACATTCAAGGATAATTTGGCTTGAAGACAAGCCAAAGTACACATGGAATAGATGCCAGTGAATTCACGAGGCAGCAGAGAGAGTCTCTTGGAGACATAGATGTGGGAATAAGTTACCTGaagaattagtttaaaaaaaaaaagtcatttttgcaaaaaatcaaattttatctgaaggaaataatTTTCAGATTACATTTTGGGAAACCACAACTGAATATATTCAAGTAACTTATCATTTTAGAGTTTTTCAGGGAGAATGTTTCTAAATATTGACAGGTTGTGTATGTTTCTGTCAGCAGTTGGTAGCAAGAGCTTCCAGCATGAACTATATGGTGGCTCCTGTAACTGGTAATGATACTGGAATCCGCAGAGCAGAAATTAAGCAAGGGATTCGGGAAGTCATTTTGTGTAAGGATCAAGATGGAAAAATCGGGCTCAGGCTTAAATCCATAGATAATGTGAGTATTTTGTACTGTTTATTTGAATTTGTCTATTATTAAGTGATCAACgtgagaataatttaaaatgtaggtGCTTTAGTTTTAATGGTGCTCTGTGATCGAGAGTATTTTAAATCCAACGTTCCACTTGGAGACGCCGCCCCGTTCTGAAGAGGCAGAGTTGGGACTTCCAGCATTACCGTgaatgaaatttttctttcttttttgagtcCTTTTCTTGGAATAAAGTTGACTAGTCTGCCTGTAAACATTAACAGTTTATACAAGTAGAATTCTGGCATTGAAATAGGGCAACACATGAGGAAGTTAAGGGAAGACTGACCAGTGAGAATCAGTGGTCTTATGATGTGTGTTTTTAAACTAAAAGATCATATAACTTGTTGTAATGTGGTCTTACAGGTCTGTTATTTCCATCCTTCAGTTTGGGTTTAATGAGGCATTTTCTAGGCAACAGTGACTTTCAAAAGTACTTTAGAGTTACTTTTGCCTCTCACCTTACCAGACTGAAGAAATTAAACCCGGTTACTCTGAGGAAACGTTCAGGAATGTCGAGGATGTGCTGAGTCTTCACCCCGATTTGTGGGTTTGGGCATTATGTATTGGATTCCTTTTCAGTCTTCTTAGCTCAGTGTGACCACCTTTGCACATAGAAAAGGATGGTGTGGCCCATGGCGGAAGGTGGCTGAGGGCACTGTTTGTCTTTGCACACTCGTGGCTTGTGCAAGACACGTGAGCTTGCTGCTCTGGGAAGCTCGGACTTCTCTGCTCTCCCTTCCTGTTCGGTGAATAGAGTACACTGctgccccttcctctgtcctAAAGAAGGAGACCACACTCTTCACAGCCCGTCCCCCACAGCAGTTATCCTTGCAGTGGGTTTGTCCCCTTGACTGCAGCTCGTTGGTCCAGCCACTTTGCTGGGTGCCGCCTAGTTTCAGCACTGCCCTAAAGTGTAAGACATGTGACATCATGTCTGCCCCAGCTTAAGGCGGGAGAAAGGATCCAGCCTTATGAATGCTTTCGTATTGATGCTTTACcatgcttccttttccttcatgCTTACTTATTTATATTGTGCTCAGCATCTGAGATTGAGAGTTTACATAAGTAAAAACATCCCTGTGGGTTTAGTTCTCAGGTACTCGTACTTGAGTTTTCTGTATTTACTTCATAGGAGATTCTTTTAACTGGAATGGTATTGAATGTGCCCACCTTTTTAGGCTGTTAAATCTAATCGTAGTGATTATGCATAATTTAGCAAGTGGGCAAAGGAATTCTTCAGCTCAAAAGGTAGAGTTCTGACCTTAgactatcattttttaaactgtaagagAAATCACACAACTTCTAACACTTTACTCCCTTTCCCCCTAAATAATGATCAGGTGCTAATACCTGTTTGGTATTTTATCAGACTCATAGAAGCTTACATTTATTACAGTAATCTGACTTTATTTTCCTTAGTCTTTTTATTCCAAGATGGGGGGGGTGATGGAGGTTGGTCGGGTGGGTCATGATTTGAGGTAGAAATTACCACTGAGATCTCACTTTTTACCTATTTCTTAGGGTACTGCCTTGATAAAATTTTCAGTTTCGTTCTTGGGGATAATGACACATACTTActcatgtaatttttttatttttaaatagggtaGATTCCTAACCAGTTGGTTCCTAATTTTCCAGCATTTTTAAACATGTAACAGCGGTAAATGACCGGTGATTTTCCTGTTCTCTAGGGTATATTTGTTCAGCTAGTCCAGGCCAATTCTCCGTCCTCGCTGGTTGGTCTGCGATTCGGGGACCAGGTGCTCCAGATCAACGGGGAGAACTGTGCTGGCTGGAGCTCCGACCGAGCACACAAGGTGCTCAAGCAGGCTTTTGGAGAGAAGATCACTATGACCATTCGTGACAGGTGAGCTGACTAAACAGTCCACGGGGACACTCAAGACTCGTTTTCCTTTTCTTGGGCTTTTAAGATTCTGTGAATGTAATATTTTGTTGCAGAAAATGATCAAATGTTTCTGATTAGCCTTCTACCCTTGCAGTTGTGCAGTGCAGATTTTTCTTACgtagtttgactttttaaaaatagcattctgGTTTAGCATACACTTTATTTCAGAGCTTATAGAAATCGGTCCTCTAAGAAGTCACTTTCCTTTCTTAATCTGTGtctctagaaaatagaaaagaaggatAGAAAGGTAACTAAGCAGGCGTCTCAGCCTTGCTTTCCGGTTTCCTGCTCAGGGTAGACACGTGGTGCAGGGCCCCTGCAGAACTCCACGGGGTCTGCAGGTTCAGGAAACCCAATCTGGCCTTTTGGGTGGATGAGGCTCTAGTTGTCAGGTGGGAGGATGAACGCTTTCTTTAGCTTGTTTGTTTATATTGGAAACATTCAGCACACGTACTGCGGGCTTCCTTCCCGGCCACATGGGCGTTGAGGGTGGACCTGTATCACATTGTTAGCTTTAGGGGTTTTATTCGtcttaaatttgttttatctACCTGTGTGTTTCCATATCACACATGGTAGGTGGTAAACATTTTGTAGAGGAATGCCACCTTTGCTTTATATCtaaggaaaatttcaaaaagtaaCTTGGACTAACACGAAGACATGACTGTTGTGAAGTTTATAACGTGCAGTTCGTATTTTGTCATGAAACCTGTGCAGTCACGTGGCAGCAGAGTTGCAGAGTGGGCAGGTGCAGCTGGCGGGCGGCCGGTGCACACAAGCACACGGCCGTCTTAACCACCTTTTCTCCTAAGGGGCTGGGGAACTTCTGTCTCGCTGCTTCTGTGGTTCTTCTAAAACAGAGCAAAAATATCTTCTATAAAGTTTTCGAAATCAAGatgtgagaaatattttaaaggttctAAACAAAATAAGTATTTCCTAAgaagttaaaaagataaaaattcatttttaagactGATTTTTGTTCAAACCTGTCTTCATGTTAAATTACAGCGAGTACTGTAATTTCAAGGGAAGAGCATATTGATAAACTCACGAAGGTTAAGTCTTTGATGCTTATAAGAAGGAAATCGTAAGGCAGGCAAACTGTCATGGAGagaatttcttaaaaagtcaTCTTTTGCACTAAGATGTACAAAATCCGTGCCAGACATACTAAGTAGCTCTCATTGGAAACAGTGAGCTTATCGTGACAAAGTATCCAGTATGTCAGAATGGAAATCCATGAAAATGCTTACTTTGGAATTAAAGTTTTAATTGAAGCCATTATGTTTACAGGCCCTTTGAACGGACAATTACCATGCATAAGGACAGTACTGGACATGTTggctttgtctttaaaaatggaaaaatcgcATCCATAGTGAAAGATAGTTCTGCAGCTAGAAACGGTCTTCTCACGGAACACAACATCTGTGAGGTCAACGGACAGAACGTCATTGGACTGAAGGTCAGGAGCACAACTTAGGACTCACTCTGCTGCAGTTTGATTTTAGCAAAAGCGTCTTTTTCATTTGTCTATTTCACTGGTGCTGTTATTGACCAACCTGTAGAAATTCAGTGGGGTCCTGGGCTCTGGCCGTGCTCTCACGCTGGGGCTACCACCTGGAATTGTGGCTTCTgtagtggggggcaggggctagGCTAGATCTCTGAAGTCCCTCGACCTAGAACCGTGGAGACCTGAGCACTGAAGATTTTGAGGACACTCTGGATGGATGAATGATTGCTTTTTTCAATCCAGGAGTTGTAGGAAATGCGCAATAGTTTACGTTCAGATTAGTACTTCATTCTTATGGTTTATTCCCTCCACATATTCCTAAATAGAACTATTTTGAGGTCTAAAGGTTTTCATTAAGACCTGCTCGTTTCATTAACCTGGGTTAAGAATACAGTTAGCCGAGGGGCTATGGTAACATTGTATATGGGGACAGTGATTTGATCGTAAGTGATGAGAAGAATGATTTGTAGGCTGATATTTTCAACTCGGTTTACTTAGCAGTTACCACTCATGAAATTGTGGTTCTGTTGAATTGAAACTTggtaaagaaactagaaaaactaTAAATGCCAAGGGTCAGGATTTTAGAGGCATTAGCAAAACCTCaaaggacatatatatatatatatatatattttttttttttaccaacaacagttttatatgtatttaacaAAGCCTCAGTAGAATTAATTTTCATTGTGTGTTTTCAACAGGACTCTCAAATCGCAGACATACTGTCAACAGCTGGGAATGTAGTTACTATTACAATCATGCCTGCTTTTATATTTGAACATATTATTAAACGGTAAGTAGACAAATTCTTCAACCTGATGCTACGTTCACGTGACCTCATAGAAGCACTGTGCTTCTTGTAATTCTCaaacctttggggtttttttttacctAAGAGATGACATTGGCATTATCTAGAAATTTGAAGTAAATGATTTAAATCAGAGGAGTTGGTTGGTAAGGATGACCCCTCACAAATTCCCAAGCATGGAATAAAATCCACTTCCTAAATTTTGATGTTTCCTAGTAGAAAAAGGTACACAGCAGGGGTGGGCAGGCTCTTATCTGTTTTCAGTGAAATCGTAGTTATGGTCTGCCTGCAGCTCCTCCTCTCAGTAGACACCTGCTTGTGGTTCATGGAGAATTCTTGCATGTGGGGTGTTGGAGGAagtcttttttttggctgtgttgggtcttcgttgctgtgcacgggctttctctagttgcggcggcttctcattgcggagcacgggctctagacacgcaggcttcagtagttgtggcacacgagctttgttgctcggtggcatgtgggatcttcccggatcagggctgaaacccgtgtccctgaactggcaggcggattcttaagacTGTtccccagggcttctctggtggcacaggggttgattCCCGGGAGCATCTCAGGAGGCAGCAAAGCGTGTGGGGTGTGCTGTCCGTCCTCAGGAATGGGACTGGAAAGCTGAGGAGGGAGAACAGAAAGGGGGCGGCCAGGGCTGTCTGCCCAGCAGCTTTTACACTCTGGCTTGGCTCAGCCAGCGTAGAATTCTTCTTGCAGAATCTACCTTGCATGtggaaacagaatttaaaatattaacataccACCTGTAATGGTTTGTTTCAGCTTCTGGGCAGAATGCAGCTAGCCGCTCTTGGGGTCTTGGCGGGGAGAGTTGTCAGGGCTGATCCTGCAAGAGCTCACTTTTCTTAAACCAGTAATAGCTCCCACCCACTTCCTGCCAACAAGTGGCATTGTCGTCTTCTTAACTATCCAGCcttgaaatacaaagaaacaaggaCTTTTCTGTATCTTATCTAACTTGACTAGCCAGGATGCAGTTAGCTTTTCACACTGGGTATTTTGCAAACTACTAGATTACCTGAGACCCTTCCTTAAATctgaactcattaaaaaaaaacaaaaaacctttccCCCGCATTCCAACCTGATGCTAACAGCGCTAGTCTGGATTGGAGTTTCCTCGGCATTTAATAGAAGCGACTCTCTTGTAGGATGGCCCCGAGCATTATGAAAAGCTTGATGGATCACACCATTCCTGAGGTTTAGAAGCCGCGGCGCAGTGGAAACTTCACTCAAGTTCTCCCGTTTACATCTCTGGCAACGTACCTTTCTATTATGCACATGAAGCTTTCTAGGAGCCAGCAGGCGTATTTCCTGTCTTACAGCAGGGCTGGGGATCTTACTGTCTGATCCGGTATCTTGTTCAGACTTCAAGATAGTTGTAGCCTTATCCTGATTTTACAGTTGAAAGACTTACTTTTGTAGACTAGTGTCTTTACTGGAGACCGACTGATACAGGCTCAGCGCTGTTGGAACCAGTCACCTTCAGTCCTGGGTATCAGGTAGTCCTGGGTATCAGGTAGTGCTGTTCATATCACTTTAGTTCTATGGCATGTGTGCATTTTTCCTGTTACCCATAGTACATTTAGAatgattacttttttctttcagttctgtttGTATAAAACACCAATTAAGTAACACTGGTTTCATTCCATGTAAAGCATTATTATACAGTGTATGGAGGCTGCAAGAGACTGTACTGACTCGCATTACGTTTTAACTACCTTTACTTAATATGCTTGGACTGTCACCATAACAACGTTAAGCCTCTAGAATAAAAGCCAAACTCTTGCTGCCTTTCTCAAACCCCCAATGCAGTTCTCTTGTTAAACGGACACTAGCCCAGAGCAGTGTAACGGTACATGCTGAGCAATAGCACAGCTGCTTAGCTGCATTTGAGATTTTCTAGTCCTTGTGTAATGGAAACTTCTCCTCTCAGTTACCAGTATCACTTTCTGAGAAATGAATCACTATATATGTAATGTAAAAATTCTTGTGCTCAATAGGAGAAACTTTGACTTCTTTTCCATGTGTAGATTAAGTGGGATAAGACCTGGTTTTAGGCACTTACGTGTAACCCAGCTGCTCTGGGATGTCTTAGAATGCTATCATTTGTTCCATTTCCTGACCCCTCCCTGCAAACAGAATGACAGAGACACTTCATCctgatttgtttttccttctctttggttTATGACTAttctattttaattgaaaatgtataaataaagttAGAGTTTAGTCTGTCTGTTATTGCATCATTGGAAACATTAGGCCTGTGGGAGAGAGTCATCTCCCAGAGCGGCCGCCACCCGGGAGCCTGAGGAAAGCCCCTCTGTACTGAGAGGGCCTGAGTGTCGGGAGAAGGGCCTCCAGGCGGGAAGCTGGACCACACTGAGCCTATTGCTTCCCTGGGGGCACCTAGGCCGAGTCATAGTTAACATTCAACATACACCAGGGCTTGTAAACGGTGCAAAGATCTTACGTCGCATACTTGCTGTGGTTCAGAGGTCGTCAGTGCTACTGCTTCACAGCTTACCTCGTGCGAAATTCAGAAAAGCCAAGCACAGCACGTTTCTCAGTTTGATTCTCTACCTCGTTATCTGGACTTCGGTCTGAAGATAGATAGTTACTGAAGCAGAGGATGATGTTCACGGTACTCAGTATGGTTTTCTGGAAGGATCAGTACTTGAAGTACCCAGTACTTTgttaataaatcatttaaatgagaaaatgaaaactgctttcattacagaaaaatatttttaatgtcatagAAAAGATGGGCATTTAATAGCTATAATGAAATAAACCGTTCCCAAGAACTGCTAATCCTTCCCCAGGTTCTTAGAACCTGGGGCCAGGCGGTTATAGAAAGTAAGCACTCCGTGGAAACACACATCCCAAAACCCAGCGGGCAGCAATTGTGTCGAGCAGGAAGACATAACGGAGTGCCTCGGCAGCAGAGAATACTCACATTTTCTTGGAAAGTCCTTAAATTGTTCAGTGCTTTTGGGAAGTTTCCCCAGCGGTTTAGTATCTCTTAGCTACGCTCTTTGCCACCCAAACCTGTCTTCTGACCATCGTCATCCTGGGCTGACCACCTGCCTTACAAATGTTAACGTTTTTCTCCCCAGTACTGCCACATCTCCATCTGCCTTAGAGCATGACAACTAATGGCTTTCAGTGAAGTCACCATGATTTATAAAGTTTAAAACCACAAATTTCTCATGTGGTAAGACTTCTACTATAATTGCACGTTCACCAGTTCGTTTAAaagtttggtttaaaaaaagCATTACATAGAGTTCAATAATATTCGAGGAAAAGGCACTTAATACTGCAATTTCCAGAACATAATttgtctgtcttcccctcccGTGATGACACTGCTACACTGGTCGTTCATCCACATACACGTTACGGCACCTGCGAGAAGAGACGTGTGGTTAGGGGGTGAGCTGACCAGGAGGTACCACGTGGTCTCGTCCTATAATACAATCTGCATGAACTCAGAATAACTACTCAGTACAAGGAACTTGGGAGGAATAAGAAACTATTTGAATGTAAAGCTAAAGCAACTGGGAATTGCAGAACAgaatacaaatattatatacaCCTGTGACAAAAGTCAGGCAGCAGATGAGAGAAGTAGGGAATTGGTGTGAGTTTGCTGGTTTACTTCCATTTCTATCAGGAGTCaaagtgttatttaaagcttgtgagCTGGGGAAGAAAGGCATAGACAAGTCACTTCAATGTATAATGTTACGAAGAAATAACCACACACAACAGTGACAGAAGGAAGAGAGTGAAGGTGGGCAGTCAGTAGATACTTATAACCATAGCCATTACAAGAATTAACCATAAATCCTCCAAGTGCTTGAGAGGAGAGGAAGACGTGCAAATGTAAGCAGAGTGAAAACCCAACGGGCAGAACGGTGACGCACACAGCAGCGCATCCTTCACTAATGTGAGACATCTCCAGAAACCCAGCTGCAGAGTCTTCCCAGGATGaggcccgggggggggggggggggggggtctgtggGAGGAAGACTTCATTTCCACTGATTCATTACTTTGGTACCGTTTCCATTACTTCCGTATTGTCCCTTCCTACCGTGTGCATGCATTAAATGCACATGAGCTTCTACTTGGCTTTTAATTCTCCACGTGGGAGCTAAGAACTTCCACTCTGGAGTCGAATGTCTCAACCCCGCCAGGATCTGGAGGGGAACGTCCACGGCACAGAGGACACACGGGGAGTTTTCTGCTTGAGAAGGGCTCGTCTGCTGGTGGGAAAAGCAGGTTTGGTGGAGTCAGGTCAGCGGCAGGCAGACAGCTTACCTGTGTGGCCCTGGATTCTCTCCCTGATCTTCCCCCCGAGAAGGTCCCAGACAAGCAGCTCACCGGACTGACTCCCGGATAAAACAGAATTTCCGTCCCAGAGAAAGCACCTGCAAGAAGGATTCAGAGATCATCCTTTCATCGTTGGTCACGAAGGAAGGGCCAAAGCAGGCCCTGCGCCGTGATCGTGAGCCCGTCCATAAATGTCTTCACCACGAGTAACTCGAGAAAGTGCACCTCTGGGGCTCTTCCGAAGTCATAGAAGAGATGAGCATTCCTGTCTGCACGTCGACGACGTTTAGACAGCCGTCTTCTCCTGCGCTGAGGACGTGGCGACTGTCTGTAACACAAGGCGGAACGTGGATACGGGTTACGGCTTCACAAGTGTGGTTTAGATTAACCTGAGATTTTACTGCTGAATCCAGGGGCCAAATGTTCGCTTGAGCTACAGCTGCTTGTTGTAGTTAACCAACAATGACTAGCCTCTCCCTGAAACGCTTCTGTTTTTAAGACACTGGGCCGATGACCCTTTGGTGTGAATTCATTTACACCTTATAAATTAATTTCTCCAGTGAGGTGAGGAATTAAGAACAGTACCTGATACTGCTTTTCTGATACAAATACCACATATACCGTATTTTACCATGAAGCAGCCTTACCCATAGGCAAAACCTCTTTTTATCAGCAAACAGTGCTTTGCTTTTTATGTTcttattatatatttcaaaataataattccaGTTCCCCTGGTGTTAGCTGTATTAAAAAGGCTAACACTACCTGGGCTGAAAGCAGTATCACATACAGTCCCTGAGTGACATG
The sequence above is drawn from the Tursiops truncatus isolate mTurTru1 chromosome 17, mTurTru1.mat.Y, whole genome shotgun sequence genome and encodes:
- the SDCBP gene encoding syntenin-1 isoform X1, with protein sequence MSLYPSLEDLKVDKVIQAQAAFSANPANPAILSEASAPVSQDGNLYPKLYPELSQYMGLSLNEEEMRANMAVVPGAPSQGQLVARASSMNYMVAPVTGNDTGIRRAEIKQGIREVILCKDQDGKIGLRLKSIDNGIFVQLVQANSPSSLVGLRFGDQVLQINGENCAGWSSDRAHKVLKQAFGEKITMTIRDRPFERTITMHKDSTGHVGFVFKNGKIASIVKDSSAARNGLLTEHNICEVNGQNVIGLKDSQIADILSTAGNVVTITIMPAFIFEHIIKRMAPSIMKSLMDHTIPEV
- the SDCBP gene encoding syntenin-1 isoform X2, translating into MSLYPSLEDLKVDKVIQAQAAFSANPANPAILSEASAPVSQDGNLYPKLYPELSQYMGLSLNEEEMRANMAVVPGAPSQGLVARASSMNYMVAPVTGNDTGIRRAEIKQGIREVILCKDQDGKIGLRLKSIDNGIFVQLVQANSPSSLVGLRFGDQVLQINGENCAGWSSDRAHKVLKQAFGEKITMTIRDRPFERTITMHKDSTGHVGFVFKNGKIASIVKDSSAARNGLLTEHNICEVNGQNVIGLKDSQIADILSTAGNVVTITIMPAFIFEHIIKRMAPSIMKSLMDHTIPEV